DNA sequence from the Acidobacteriota bacterium genome:
TTCCACAAAACGCCGCACGTCCGACTGCTTTACTCGCTTACGCCGCTCGGCCACCATGACTGCGTTGGTGATTTCCAGTGACCAGAGGGCTGGAACTATTACCGTCCGGCCTTCCAGGGCCACCAACACTGCGTCTGCGTATTCGCTGGCTTCGTCGGGAAAACACCAGGCCAGCGCGACTGAGGCATCCACCACGATCCCGGTCAAAATCGCCGCCCTGCGCTCACCATCTCGCGGATGCTCATGCGATCGGGTTTAATCCGCTTCCGCAGAGCGCGCATGCCCTTCACAACTCCCTGGTGCGTTAATCTGGTCCCCTTCTCTTCGACAGGAACCAGCATGGCAGCCGGAACGCCGTGGCGCGTGATCGTGATTTTTTCGCCCTGCCTTACCCGGTCCAACAGGTCAGAGAGATGTGTCTTGGCCTCAAAGGCTCCCACCGAGTCCATACGGCCTCCAATTAAACTAGTTCGAACTAGTTTAATTATAACCACAAAAGCAGATTTCTCGCTATGCTCAGAATGACAACGAAAGGTGAGAGGAATGACAATGAGGGGTGGCAGGAAAAAACCACGGCCAGCAGATCGCTGACCGTGGCTACCAGAGCAGGAAAATCAAACCACTGTAATTACCGGCGGGCGACGCCTTGCGCGCTTTTGCGACGCAGGCGGAGGTCGGCCAGCGTCGAGACCACCATGCCGGGCGTTTTGAGATCGTATTCGCGGGCGAACTCGGGGCTCGAGAAGACGGGTTTGCCGTCCACCATGGTCAGCAGCGCTTTCAGTTCGCTGATGTCGTCTTCGGGGATGGTCATGTAGTCTTTGTCGAGGACGACGATATCGGCCAGCTTGCCCGGCTCGAGCGAGCCAAGCGTGTCGCCTTTCAGGGTGTAGAGGGCGCCGTTGCGCGTCGAGACGATGAGCGCTTCTTCGCGCGTCAGGCGCTCATGCGCGCCCCAGACTTTGCCGTTGCGGTCTTTGCGCGTGATGGAGGTTTCCAAGCCGTCGAAGCCGCCCATCT
Encoded proteins:
- a CDS encoding PIN domain-containing protein, whose product is MLTGIVVDASVALAWCFPDEASEYADAVLVALEGRTVIVPALWSLEITNAVMVAERRKRVKQSDVRRFVELLGGLTIIEHSQSVAETMRHVLPLAREYNLSAYDAAYLEVAVRQAAPLATLDTALRKATRSAGLKIYVE
- a CDS encoding type II toxin-antitoxin system Phd/YefM family antitoxin, which translates into the protein MDSVGAFEAKTHLSDLLDRVRQGEKITITRHGVPAAMLVPVEEKGTRLTHQGVVKGMRALRKRIKPDRMSIREMVSAGRRF